The Chryseobacterium tructae genome has a window encoding:
- a CDS encoding IS110 family transposase, translated as MTATSGFKNFNSAQSLVKYFGLAPRIYQSGKKSYSPGKCRTSKTHIRSLLYVCSWTAIKHNPPL; from the coding sequence ATGACGGCTACTTCAGGATTTAAAAATTTTAATTCAGCACAATCATTAGTTAAGTATTTTGGTTTAGCTCCTAGAATATATCAATCTGGAAAAAAATCGTATTCTCCTGGAAAATGTCGCACTTCCAAGACTCATATACGAAGTTTATTGTATGTGTGTTCATGGACGGCGATTAAACACAATCCCCCATTGTAA